A genomic region of Fluviispira vulneris contains the following coding sequences:
- a CDS encoding M16 family metallopeptidase: MKSLTLNKYTLSNGVPVFYCHTPETVCFELSIHINTGARDETEKNNGVSHFLEHMMFRGSKSYPNSIQLSKAMESFGGETNAMTGIENTTYWLKGDAEKTLEAIDCFADFFLRPNYADLEIERSVILQEMASDFNEAGDSIDTESLAMATLFSNHPLGNPIIGKEEIVKQISQSDLSEKRRDYYTPNRCAITIHTSIDEKDVIAQLEKSFGNEWAHIQGSAPNRILADNYIPQLNSLRKPQHALCLQNNPDNQFAVKLIFPTVGGLSNEVVYITFLQRILDDGICTRLPANIREKHGLVYDISCDTQFFNEIGTFSIDATVSEDLLPNLLEKLAQELRNVISEKPLQEELDHIRFRYIFDLKQIKETPSRLLNREVSAYFMDQKLTLDDEINIVKSITTDQILKTAQKIFGSARRGFVLIGPKARKKRELVEKLLSIFDGIGDLNEKGSTN; encoded by the coding sequence ATGAAGTCACTAACATTAAATAAATATACGCTAAGCAATGGTGTACCCGTATTTTATTGTCACACACCTGAGACAGTTTGTTTTGAACTCTCTATCCATATAAATACAGGAGCTAGAGACGAAACAGAAAAAAATAATGGAGTCTCACATTTTTTAGAACACATGATGTTTCGTGGCTCAAAATCATATCCAAATTCAATTCAACTCTCAAAAGCGATGGAATCATTTGGCGGTGAAACCAATGCCATGACTGGTATTGAAAATACAACTTATTGGTTAAAAGGGGATGCAGAAAAAACCCTAGAAGCCATTGATTGCTTTGCTGACTTCTTTTTAAGACCAAATTATGCTGATTTAGAAATAGAACGATCCGTCATTCTACAAGAAATGGCCTCAGATTTTAATGAAGCAGGTGACAGTATTGATACAGAATCACTCGCTATGGCAACTTTATTTTCCAATCATCCCCTTGGGAATCCTATAATTGGAAAAGAAGAAATAGTTAAACAAATATCACAATCAGATTTATCAGAAAAAAGACGTGATTATTATACACCGAACCGTTGTGCTATAACTATTCATACTTCAATTGATGAGAAAGATGTAATTGCCCAACTTGAAAAATCATTTGGCAATGAATGGGCTCATATTCAAGGTTCTGCGCCAAATAGAATTTTAGCTGATAATTATATTCCTCAATTAAATTCACTTAGAAAACCTCAACATGCACTTTGTTTACAAAATAATCCCGATAATCAATTTGCAGTAAAACTCATTTTTCCAACTGTCGGAGGTCTCTCAAATGAAGTTGTATATATAACTTTTTTACAGAGAATTCTTGATGATGGTATATGTACACGACTTCCTGCAAATATTCGCGAAAAGCATGGACTTGTATATGATATCAGTTGTGATACGCAATTTTTTAATGAAATAGGAACTTTTAGTATAGATGCAACCGTTTCAGAAGATCTTTTACCAAATCTACTTGAAAAATTGGCTCAGGAACTTAGAAACGTTATTTCTGAAAAGCCGCTTCAAGAAGAATTAGATCACATTCGTTTTCGCTATATTTTTGATTTAAAACAAATTAAAGAAACTCCATCTCGACTTTTAAATAGAGAAGTTTCAGCGTATTTTATGGATCAAAAACTTACTTTAGATGATGAAATAAATATCGTAAAATCTATAACTACAGATCAAATTTTAAAAACAGCTCAGAAAATATTTGGTTCAGCAAGAAGAGGATTTGTTTTAATTGGTCCTAAAGCACGTAAAAAAAGAGAGCTAGTTGAAAAATTATTGTCTATATTTGATGGCATTGGAGATTTAAATGAAAAAGGTTCCACTAACTGA
- the rpe gene encoding ribulose-phosphate 3-epimerase codes for MRKEIKVSPSIAAGNLLKLEDEVRKLELSGADSIHFDVMDGHFVPLLTIGIPFIEQMRKITKMHLDVHIMVTNPDTTFENYLSAGADTLSFHIETAIHPHRICSKIKETGKRAGIVLNPSTHWKDIEYLLPILDQVTLMTVNPGFSRQAHLPLVHKKISELSQFRSDNNLKFDIMVDGGVNHENANTLNKLGVDIVVAGGAVFNFENYKEAIAKIKSASITN; via the coding sequence ATGAGAAAAGAAATAAAAGTTTCCCCATCAATTGCAGCAGGAAATCTATTAAAACTTGAAGATGAAGTTCGCAAATTAGAATTGAGCGGGGCTGACAGCATTCACTTTGATGTTATGGATGGTCACTTTGTTCCACTTCTAACTATTGGTATACCATTTATAGAACAAATGCGAAAAATTACTAAAATGCATTTGGATGTCCATATTATGGTAACAAACCCCGATACTACATTTGAAAATTATTTATCTGCTGGAGCTGACACTCTTTCTTTTCATATAGAAACAGCAATACATCCACACAGAATTTGTAGTAAAATTAAAGAAACAGGAAAACGCGCTGGCATTGTCTTAAATCCATCTACCCATTGGAAAGACATTGAATATTTATTACCTATTCTTGATCAAGTCACACTTATGACAGTAAATCCAGGATTCTCAAGGCAAGCACACCTTCCTCTCGTTCATAAAAAAATATCAGAATTATCTCAATTCCGCAGCGATAATAATCTAAAATTCGATATCATGGTTGATGGAGGAGTAAATCACGAAAATGCAAATACTCTAAATAAACTTGGAGTCGATATTGTTGTAGCAGGCGGTGCTGTTTTTAATTTTGAAAACTATAAAGAAGCAATTGCAAAAATAAAAAGCGCTTCCATAACAAACTAA
- a CDS encoding isopenicillin N synthase family dioxygenase — protein sequence MKKVPLTDVRLYTQGSNNDKEEFIQKFGRAIQEFGFVIIEGHNISEDVINNTYSAVEQLFALPIETKLKYVDNSIIGQRGYVNFGIERAKNNTIGDLKEFWHIGREHFLNSKLKSEYTKNIWPDNDVPNFKQFTLDLYCKLDQLSQVLLSALSEYLNLPKYTLPQMAIDGNSILRALHYPPLNKEQFHSGAIRAAAHEDINLLTILCETKESGLEILTRNGKWLQIESHPGQMIVDSGDMLSRVTNNIIPSTTHRVVNPLNSRNTSRYSLPFFVHAYEKCELNVLENCKSPSKPILYPPIIANEFLLQRLRENGLVKT from the coding sequence ATGAAAAAGGTTCCACTAACTGATGTGCGTCTATATACTCAAGGATCCAATAATGATAAAGAAGAATTTATCCAAAAATTTGGGCGCGCAATACAAGAGTTTGGTTTTGTAATTATCGAAGGACATAATATATCTGAAGATGTTATAAATAATACTTATTCAGCAGTAGAGCAATTATTTGCTCTACCAATTGAAACTAAATTAAAATACGTTGATAACTCAATTATTGGACAAAGAGGTTACGTAAATTTTGGTATTGAACGTGCAAAAAATAATACAATAGGTGATTTAAAAGAATTTTGGCATATAGGCAGAGAGCATTTTTTAAATTCAAAATTAAAAAGTGAGTATACAAAAAATATATGGCCGGACAATGACGTACCTAATTTTAAGCAATTTACACTTGATCTCTATTGTAAATTAGATCAATTGTCTCAAGTTTTATTATCTGCACTTTCAGAATATTTAAATTTACCAAAATATACTTTGCCTCAAATGGCTATAGATGGTAATTCGATTTTAAGAGCTTTGCATTATCCACCTCTAAACAAAGAACAGTTTCATTCTGGGGCAATTCGCGCTGCAGCTCACGAAGATATTAATTTATTAACTATTCTCTGTGAAACAAAAGAAAGTGGTCTCGAAATTCTAACTAGAAATGGGAAATGGCTGCAAATAGAAAGTCATCCTGGTCAAATGATTGTAGATTCAGGTGATATGTTATCAAGAGTAACAAATAATATTATACCTTCTACAACTCATAGAGTAGTTAATCCTTTAAATTCAAGAAATACTTCAAGATATTCTTTACCGTTTTTTGTTCATGCATATGAAAAATGTGAATTAAATGTTTTGGAAAACTGTAAGTCTCCATCAAAACCAATATTATATCCTCCTATCATTGCAAACGAATTTTTGCTACAAAGATTAAGGGAAAATGGACTTGTAAAAACGTAA
- a CDS encoding 4-hydroxyphenylpyruvate dioxygenase family protein, protein MQKHHKSIGLVGYHSVQFFTRELEKTVNWHKEKFGFIEMAKSSPEWEKKNGMRSIVLNGAGKLGWIFTEPIEKASSAGRYLSMHPDGAAFLNFRVKNLKHTAEFLVDKKAPFLYDIESHKSNNDGYWNETAIATAIDDVGFRFIEEKNYDQFAPGFVWTNKEAKDQPNSLGLDLGIDHVTCNARSMHSLTEFYRHCLGFEQYWGIEFHTAHHTTEHSTGSGLESIVMWDKESGIKFATNQPLAPYFHNSQIEIYIEDNRGSGIQHLALGTKNIIHSVSQIKERNAVFLDASDKYYQQLPERMQKMKLKKINEPMEIVQKNNILLDGAEGKYLLQIFMKEQSIQFNNKEYGPFFYEIIQRQGDESFGEGNFKALFDSIEKQQVADHRQEMRDRIDSLS, encoded by the coding sequence ATGCAAAAGCATCACAAATCTATAGGTCTCGTAGGATATCACTCAGTTCAATTCTTTACACGAGAACTTGAAAAAACAGTAAATTGGCATAAAGAAAAATTTGGTTTTATTGAAATGGCAAAATCCTCCCCAGAATGGGAAAAAAAGAATGGAATGCGCTCTATTGTTTTAAATGGAGCAGGAAAACTGGGCTGGATATTTACCGAACCTATTGAAAAAGCGTCTTCAGCTGGAAGATATTTAAGTATGCATCCCGATGGAGCTGCTTTTTTAAATTTTAGAGTTAAAAATTTAAAACACACTGCTGAGTTTTTAGTGGATAAAAAAGCTCCTTTTCTTTATGATATTGAATCACATAAATCTAATAATGATGGTTACTGGAATGAAACTGCAATCGCAACAGCAATAGATGATGTTGGTTTCCGATTTATTGAAGAAAAAAATTATGATCAATTTGCTCCAGGGTTTGTTTGGACAAATAAAGAAGCTAAAGATCAACCAAACTCTCTCGGACTCGATCTCGGAATCGACCATGTGACTTGCAATGCTCGTTCAATGCATTCTTTGACTGAATTTTATAGACATTGTCTTGGCTTTGAACAATATTGGGGTATTGAGTTCCACACAGCACATCATACAACTGAGCATAGCACAGGCTCTGGTCTTGAAAGTATTGTTATGTGGGATAAAGAGAGCGGTATTAAGTTTGCAACAAATCAACCTCTTGCCCCTTATTTCCATAATTCACAGATTGAAATTTATATTGAAGACAATCGGGGCTCAGGCATTCAACATCTTGCTCTTGGAACAAAAAATATTATTCATTCTGTAAGTCAAATTAAAGAAAGAAATGCGGTTTTTCTAGATGCATCTGATAAATATTATCAGCAACTTCCTGAGCGTATGCAAAAAATGAAATTGAAAAAAATTAATGAGCCAATGGAAATTGTGCAAAAAAATAATATTCTTTTAGACGGTGCTGAAGGAAAGTATTTATTACAAATATTCATGAAAGAACAAAGCATTCAATTTAATAATAAAGAATATGGACCGTTTTTCTATGAAATTATTCAAAGACAAGGAGACGAAAGCTTCGGAGAAGGAAACTTTAAAGCTCTTTTTGACAGCATTGAAAAACAACAAGTAGCTGATCATAGACAAGAAATGAGAGATAGAATCGACTCCCTCTCTTAG
- a CDS encoding polyprenyl synthetase family protein has protein sequence MTPSFFQPIAEDLANLETKLVDYLLTPNKPTNQVLEHIFSSGGKRIRPALFLLSSKLINYNGNHKFPIASVCEYIHTASLLHDDVIDNSTLRRNKPTVNSIWGDETAVLTGDLIYSAACRLMVKTKSLELIDDFAECIRFMSESELFQLELLWKIDTNYQQYYRVVEGKTAFLFQCSAKTPCYLAQSDSITTHLLGEYGKHIGFAFQIFDDYLDYAGEIAQVGKPIAADLLEGKITLPLIFALNSNNKNTQILKNLVHKIIENNFATVEEQKELITLVKETDGLKKALQEAEMHAQNARNCLSEFMQNNDLNLEQKNALKALNEITFFVLNRKN, from the coding sequence ATGACACCTTCTTTTTTTCAGCCAATTGCAGAGGATTTAGCAAATCTCGAAACAAAACTGGTCGACTATTTACTCACTCCAAATAAACCTACGAATCAAGTTTTAGAACATATATTTTCATCAGGCGGGAAAAGAATTCGTCCCGCTCTTTTCCTCTTAAGTAGCAAGCTCATTAATTATAATGGTAATCATAAATTCCCAATTGCATCTGTATGTGAATACATCCACACAGCAAGTTTATTGCACGATGATGTTATCGACAACTCGACTCTACGCAGAAACAAACCGACTGTGAACTCTATCTGGGGTGATGAAACAGCAGTATTAACAGGCGATCTCATTTATTCCGCAGCATGTCGTCTCATGGTTAAAACCAAAAGTCTTGAATTGATCGATGATTTTGCAGAGTGCATACGCTTCATGAGTGAGAGTGAATTGTTTCAACTCGAGCTTTTATGGAAAATTGATACAAACTATCAACAATATTACAGAGTTGTTGAAGGAAAAACAGCCTTTTTGTTTCAATGTAGCGCAAAAACTCCTTGTTATTTAGCTCAATCAGATAGTATAACAACTCACCTTTTGGGCGAATATGGTAAACATATTGGTTTTGCATTTCAAATTTTTGATGATTATTTAGATTATGCGGGAGAAATAGCTCAAGTTGGAAAGCCTATAGCCGCAGACTTATTAGAAGGAAAAATCACACTTCCATTAATCTTTGCATTAAATTCTAATAATAAAAATACGCAAATTTTAAAGAATTTAGTGCATAAGATTATTGAAAATAATTTTGCCACAGTGGAAGAACAAAAAGAATTGATAACACTTGTTAAAGAAACAGATGGATTGAAGAAGGCATTACAAGAAGCAGAAATGCACGCACAAAATGCAAGAAATTGTCTTTCTGAATTTATGCAAAACAATGATCTCAATTTAGAACAAAAAAATGCATTAAAAGCTTTGAATGAAATCACTTTTTTTGTCTTGAATAGAAAGAATTAA
- a CDS encoding nitroreductase family protein, which translates to MAETIFNSVPKHNYSEQEPEINPEEFRKVIHSRRSVRMFNGTPIPEDIMNECLDLALLAPNSSNLQPWEFYWVKSPDKKSELVKACLSQPAASTAAELIVCVARSKTWKQNANKMLDVFAKSNANIPNSVKDYYKKIVPLAYTQGYFSVIGLIKRLVLFVRGLKEPTPRNPVSNSDMILWATKSCALAAENLMLALRAFSYDSCPMEGFDAYRVEKILDLPSDAHVVMVIGAGKRSPNGIYGPRIRFERNLFIKEV; encoded by the coding sequence ATGGCTGAAACTATTTTCAACTCTGTTCCTAAACACAATTACAGTGAACAAGAACCAGAAATTAATCCAGAAGAATTCCGCAAAGTCATACATTCCAGACGAAGTGTTCGCATGTTTAATGGAACTCCCATACCCGAAGATATTATGAATGAGTGTTTAGATTTAGCTCTACTTGCTCCTAATTCATCAAATTTGCAACCTTGGGAGTTTTATTGGGTAAAATCACCAGATAAAAAGAGTGAATTGGTAAAAGCATGTCTTTCTCAACCAGCTGCTAGCACTGCAGCAGAACTTATAGTTTGTGTAGCACGATCAAAAACTTGGAAACAAAATGCAAATAAAATGCTAGATGTTTTTGCCAAAAGTAATGCTAATATACCTAACAGTGTTAAAGATTATTATAAAAAAATTGTTCCACTTGCTTACACACAAGGATATTTCAGTGTTATCGGCTTAATTAAACGTCTTGTTTTATTTGTACGTGGTTTAAAAGAACCGACACCAAGAAATCCTGTGAGTAATAGTGATATGATACTCTGGGCTACAAAATCCTGTGCTCTCGCAGCTGAAAATCTTATGCTAGCATTGAGAGCATTCTCATATGATTCTTGCCCAATGGAAGGATTTGATGCCTATAGAGTTGAAAAAATATTAGATCTTCCTTCTGATGCACATGTAGTCATGGTTATAGGAGCAGGAAAAAGATCTCCGAATGGAATTTATGGTCCTCGTATCCGTTTTGAAAGAAATTTATTTATTAAAGAGGTTTAA
- a CDS encoding ABC transporter ATP-binding protein, with the protein MDENILQIKNLVKYFPIFGGIFGKEVAKVHAVDNISFNLKKGQTLGLVGESGCGKSTLGRTILRLLEPTSGHIIFDGKDITKLSQKELRTLRKEIQIIFQDPFASLNPRMSVREILSEPFDIHNLYKHPDERKNKLANILNEVGLNPESIDRYPHEFSGGQRQRIGIARALALNPKIIVCDEPVSALDVSIQSQILNLMMDLRDKYNLSYIFIAHDLSVIEHISDNVAVMYLGKIVEHTSSENLYKNPIHPYTRALISSIPRHDFTAKRERHVIQGDVPSPINPPTGCRFHTRCPFVKDICKNKEPILENIGSQINTHFVSCHFSNELKNK; encoded by the coding sequence ATAGATGAAAATATTTTGCAAATAAAAAATTTAGTAAAATACTTTCCTATTTTTGGAGGTATTTTTGGCAAAGAAGTTGCAAAAGTTCACGCTGTCGATAACATCTCATTTAATTTAAAAAAAGGACAAACCTTAGGACTTGTGGGTGAATCAGGTTGTGGGAAAAGTACTTTAGGTCGTACGATATTACGATTGCTAGAGCCAACTTCTGGTCATATTATTTTCGATGGAAAAGATATTACTAAACTTTCACAAAAAGAATTGCGAACTCTCAGAAAAGAAATTCAAATTATTTTTCAAGATCCTTTTGCAAGTTTAAATCCAAGGATGTCGGTGCGAGAAATTTTATCTGAGCCTTTTGATATACATAATCTATATAAGCATCCAGATGAAAGAAAAAATAAACTCGCAAATATTTTAAATGAAGTTGGATTAAATCCTGAGTCTATTGATCGATATCCCCATGAGTTTTCTGGTGGACAAAGACAAAGAATTGGTATCGCCCGTGCATTAGCGCTCAATCCAAAAATAATTGTTTGTGATGAACCAGTAAGCGCCCTCGATGTTTCAATTCAAAGTCAAATATTAAATTTAATGATGGATTTAAGAGATAAATATAATTTATCGTATATTTTTATTGCTCATGATTTATCTGTAATAGAACATATTTCAGACAATGTAGCTGTTATGTATTTGGGAAAAATCGTTGAACACACATCGTCCGAAAATTTATATAAAAATCCTATTCACCCATACACTCGTGCATTGATTTCAAGTATACCAAGACATGATTTTACTGCAAAAAGAGAACGTCATGTCATACAAGGGGATGTTCCAAGTCCTATAAATCCACCAACGGGCTGTAGATTTCACACTCGCTGCCCTTTCGTTAAAGATATATGCAAAAATAAAGAACCCATACTTGAAAATATAGGGTCACAGATCAACACACATTTTGTTTCCTGTCACTTTAGTAATGAATTAAAAAATAAATAA
- a CDS encoding winged helix-turn-helix domain-containing protein, protein MDGISDLKKQINLKNSQESQAKVVHIEIIKNLIYKNIGKKFSRSGIYSFSKKIGLRKVKPRPLHVKNDPEVIAEWRKNFPKVLDKVKREYPDKKVIQYYQDETRFEQKTIMSGIWSPKGVRPEYKNENGFLNSWIYGAINTETGKRFEPVLPTQEPFKLISISKKLLLSTLLRRNDTSSNGLLSFISLFHT, encoded by the coding sequence TTGGATGGGATTTCCGATTTAAAAAAGCAGATAAATTTAAAGAACTCGCAGGAATCTCAAGCAAAAGTTGTTCATATTGAAATTATAAAGAATCTTATATATAAAAATATTGGTAAAAAGTTTAGTAGATCTGGCATTTATTCATTTTCTAAAAAAATAGGTTTAAGAAAAGTCAAACCGAGACCATTACATGTTAAAAATGATCCAGAAGTTATTGCAGAATGGAGAAAAAACTTTCCTAAAGTTTTAGATAAGGTAAAGAGAGAATATCCAGATAAAAAAGTTATCCAATATTACCAAGATGAAACTAGATTTGAGCAAAAGACAATCATGTCAGGAATTTGGAGTCCAAAAGGGGTTCGCCCTGAGTATAAGAATGAAAATGGTTTTTTAAATTCATGGATATATGGAGCAATAAATACTGAAACTGGGAAAAGATTCGAGCCTGTTCTACCAACTCAGGAACCCTTTAAGCTAATCTCAATATCCAAAAAACTATTGCTTTCGACACTACTTAGACGTAACGACACCTCATCGAATGGTTTACTTTCGTTCATCTCCTTGTTTCACACATGA
- a CDS encoding ABC transporter ATP-binding protein, whose amino-acid sequence MAEEVILKVENLITNFNVSGKNITAVDDCSFQVNKGKTLGIVGESGCGKSVTSLSIMRLIPSPPGNISSGKIFFEKKNLLQLSEKEMRSIRGNRISMIFQEPMTSLNPVYTIGYQIAEVFILHKGASHKEARDLSIEMLKQVRIPSPEKRFNEYPHQLSGGMRQRIMIAIALACKPALLIADEPTTALDVTIQAQILALMNNLQKENGMSTILITHDLGVVAETCDDVVVMYAGKVVEKSSAKELFTNPKHPYTIGLLNSIPKLGEKKHRLNTIPGIVPSLANLPKGCRFQDRCSLASKECKETEPELKLINPNKYAACFKI is encoded by the coding sequence GTGGCTGAAGAAGTTATATTGAAGGTTGAAAATTTAATTACAAACTTTAACGTCTCAGGAAAAAATATCACAGCTGTTGACGATTGTTCCTTTCAAGTTAATAAAGGAAAAACTTTAGGAATTGTTGGAGAATCTGGCTGCGGCAAAAGCGTAACAAGTCTTTCAATTATGCGCTTAATTCCATCACCTCCAGGAAATATTTCATCAGGAAAAATTTTTTTTGAAAAAAAGAATCTTTTACAACTAAGCGAAAAGGAAATGCGATCTATTCGTGGAAATCGCATCTCGATGATTTTCCAAGAACCAATGACAAGTTTAAATCCTGTCTACACTATAGGCTATCAAATAGCAGAAGTTTTTATATTACATAAAGGTGCGAGTCATAAAGAAGCAAGAGATCTATCAATAGAAATGCTAAAACAAGTGCGCATACCTTCTCCAGAAAAAAGATTTAATGAATATCCTCATCAATTGTCTGGTGGTATGCGGCAAAGAATTATGATTGCAATTGCTCTCGCTTGTAAACCAGCTCTTTTAATTGCAGATGAGCCAACAACTGCGTTGGATGTAACTATTCAAGCACAAATTCTTGCTTTAATGAATAATTTGCAAAAAGAAAACGGAATGTCAACTATCTTAATCACGCATGATTTAGGAGTTGTTGCTGAAACATGTGATGATGTTGTTGTTATGTATGCAGGAAAAGTCGTTGAAAAATCAAGTGCAAAAGAATTATTTACCAATCCCAAACATCCTTATACAATTGGATTGCTTAACTCAATACCAAAACTAGGTGAAAAAAAGCATAGATTAAATACAATTCCCGGAATTGTTCCCTCTCTGGCTAATTTACCCAAAGGGTGTCGTTTTCAAGATAGATGTTCTTTAGCATCAAAAGAATGTAAAGAAACCGAACCTGAGCTAAAATTAATCAATCCTAATAAATATGCAGCATGCTTTAAAATATAA